In one Pangasianodon hypophthalmus isolate fPanHyp1 chromosome 22, fPanHyp1.pri, whole genome shotgun sequence genomic region, the following are encoded:
- the LOC113541102 gene encoding transcription factor 21 isoform X2: MSGKREGTSYLKRTLKGKRLNTDLRKSARVSAKAIPGKNIYIYIIKGVIKVIMSTGSLSDADDAPETSFARLDSHSEDDFNDDEGLNTKPKRANMQKRAKSPKDGRQSQRHAANARERARMRVLAKAFSRLKTSLPWVPADTKLSKLDTLRLASSYINHLRQLLHEDKYEKTLVHPVNLSWPFMVSGRPDDTKDISSFRLCGATA; encoded by the exons ATGAGTGGAAAGAGAGAAGGGACGTCTTATCTGAAGAGAACACTCAAGGGAAAGAGg CTCAATACCGACTTAAGAAAGAGCGCCAGAGTTTCAGCAAAAGCTATACCtggaaaga atatatatatatatattattaaaggtgtaataaaagtaataatgtCCACTGGTTCACTGAGTGATGCCGATGATGCACCAGAAACATCATTCGCGCGCCTTGATTCTCACTCTGAAGATGACTTTAATGACGATGAAGGACTCAACACCAAACCCAAACGAGCTAACATGCAAAAGAGAGCAAAAAGCCCAAAAGATGGAAGGCAGTCACAGCGCCATGCAGCAAATGCACGTGAAAGAGCCAGGATGAGAGTCCTAGCAAAAGCGTTCTCACGTCTGAAGACAAGTTTACCGTGGGTTCCAGCAGACACCAAACTGTCCAAACTGGACACACTGAGACTCGCCTCGAGCTACATCAATCATCTCAGACAGCTGCTGCATGAGGACAAATATGAAAAGACCCTCGTCCATCCGGTAAATTTG tcaTGGCCTTTCATGGTTTCAGGAAGACCAGATGACACAAAAGACATTTCATCCTTCAGACTGTGTGGAGCTACAGCCTAG
- the LOC113541102 gene encoding transcription factor 21 isoform X1 → MSTGSLSDADDAPETSFARLDSHSEDDFNDDEGLNTKPKRANMQKRAKSPKDGRQSQRHAANARERARMRVLAKAFSRLKTSLPWVPADTKLSKLDTLRLASSYINHLRQLLHEDKYEKTLVHPSWPFMVSGRPDDTKDISSFRLCGATA, encoded by the exons atgtCCACTGGTTCACTGAGTGATGCCGATGATGCACCAGAAACATCATTCGCGCGCCTTGATTCTCACTCTGAAGATGACTTTAATGACGATGAAGGACTCAACACCAAACCCAAACGAGCTAACATGCAAAAGAGAGCAAAAAGCCCAAAAGATGGAAGGCAGTCACAGCGCCATGCAGCAAATGCACGTGAAAGAGCCAGGATGAGAGTCCTAGCAAAAGCGTTCTCACGTCTGAAGACAAGTTTACCGTGGGTTCCAGCAGACACCAAACTGTCCAAACTGGACACACTGAGACTCGCCTCGAGCTACATCAATCATCTCAGACAGCTGCTGCATGAGGACAAATATGAAAAGACCCTCGTCCATCCG tcaTGGCCTTTCATGGTTTCAGGAAGACCAGATGACACAAAAGACATTTCATCCTTCAGACTGTGTGGAGCTACAGCCTAG